In the Enterococcus rotai genome, GATTTTATGGAATAAAGAAGTGGATCAAAAGCCGCATGAGCATCACCACCATGATGAACACGATCATGGTTTAAATAAACCTTATCAACGCGGGATAGCCTATATGTTACTGGTGTTACCTTTAATAGTAGGATTTCTATTTCCAACAGTTAGCTTGGATACATCGATTGTTGAAGCAAAAGGCTTTAATTTTCCCTTGAGTAAAGAATCGGTCGGTGATCCAGATGTTGAGACACAATATTTAAAACCAGATACAAGCATTTATTTTGATAAAACAGATTATGATAAGCAAATGAAACAAGCGCTAACGAGGTATATTAAAGATGATCATGTCACGGTAACTGAAGAAAATTATTTAGAAGTGATGGAACTGATCTATAATTATCCGAGTGAATTTATTGGAAAAACAATTAGCTATAAAGGATTTGCGTTTAACTCGACGAAAAAAGAACAGTCTGATGTGTTTGTGTTCCGATTTGGAATTATTCATTGCGTTGCAGATTCTGGGGTGTTTGGGTTGCTGACTCATATGCCAGAAGGCCAGACCTTTAAAAATAATGACTGGGTAGAATTGACAGGAACCATTCATTCTGGGTATTATGCCCCGTTTAAACGAGACATTCCTGTAGTAGATGTTACAAAAGTCAAACAAGTTGAGGAACCGAAAAATCAATATGTCTATCGGTCATTTTAAGGTTGGGCCAGAAACGTTTAGGACCGAAAAATAAGCCAGCATTCATGAAAATTGTTTTACCAATTTTTGTGAATGCTGGCTTATTGTTGTTTCTGCTTTCAACGTTTATTTGGGATTAGCGCATTTAACAAAAAGAGAACTGACTTTTCTATTTTTCCCAAATAAGCTGATATTCGAGCTCACCTGTTGTATCATCTAGATGTTCGTTCATCAATTGAAAGCCATGCTTTAGATAAAAAGTATAGGCAGGCTGATTTTTAGCATAGACTGAAAGGGTTAGCGTATTATGAGCATTTTTAGCCTCATTCAAAAGCTTTTGGCCAATGCCTTGATTGCGATAGTCTTGCTGTACAAATATGCCGGCAATATAGGTTTCACTGATCCCTATAAAACCTGTAATATTTTCATTATCACGATGGATGTAGAGCTCAGCTAAAGGTAATGCTTCTTTTACCTCAGCAAAGTGGTCTTGCCAATAAGTACTTGGGATAAAAGGGTGGGCCTCCTGATTCGCTGTTAGCCAAATGATTAAAATTTCTTCCAATTCATTCGTAGTTAAATTCTCTATTTTTGTGATCATTCTTCTTATCCTTTCTGTTTTATCATAATGAAAGAACAATTAACGCACTCATCAAGCCACCTCCTGCTCTATTATTAAACGCTATTTTTCTTCTTTTTTTCTAATTAATCCTACGAGCTCTCGTTTTTCTCTAAAGTTTCTGATATTATGATTCAAAACCTCAGATAATACTAACCCTAATGCAATTGCCCCAGCGATCATAACCGCTTGTACCGCAGAATAAGCAGCTGTTTCGTAGTTGCCAATAACCAAATTGCGGACGGCCTGATACGCAAGTCCACCAGGCACTAAAGGAACCATTCCGGGAATATTGAAAATTGTAACAGGTAGCTTGAGGAGCCGTGAACAGACAAAACTAACAGCCGCCACACTCAATGCTCCGAGTAAGGAGCCTAAAGCGGCAGTAGCGCCTAATTGAACAGAAAACCAATAGAACATCCAACCAGATGCCCCCGATAAACCACAAGCAATCAGCGAGCGTCTAGGGACATTAGTAATAATGGCATAGGCTGCTGATGCTAAAAAGCTAAATGAAAACTGAACCAGTAAATGAATCATCTGAAAACCTCCGAATTCTTATAAAATAAGAGGGACTATTTCCGTAAATTAAGTTTTTAGTAAAATAATTGAAAGACAAAGGCAATCGCAAATCCAATCATAGAGGCTGTCATCATGGCTTCAGTTCCTCTGGAAACACCAGAAAGATAGTGACCTGCTAAAAGATCTCGCAAAGCATTAGTCATTTGAACCCCTGGGACAAGAGGCATAACACAGCCGATAATAATCATATCTTGATTAACACCTAATCCGCTTTGACTACTTAAAAGAGCAGCACAGCCAATAAAAAAGGCTGCTAAAAACTCTGAAAGAAATTTGATCCTTAAGACTTTTAAGCTGAAGTAATAAAGACTATAGCCTAATCCTCCGATCAAACAAGTTAAAAACAAATCAGCCCAAACGCCGCCAAACAAAATCATAATTGTTCCACTGACTACAGCTGCACTGACGAATCTCATCCATAAAGGGAAAAATTTTCGTTCTTGCTCTAAGGTTTTTAGTTTTTCTAAAAGTTCATCTAGTGTGAAAACGCCTGTTACATATTCTCTTGATAGTTGGTTGATTGTAGAGACTTTTTCTAGATTGATCGAGCGATTTAAAATCTGAACCATCCGAATCGTAGAAGTGCCGTCTAATCCTACGAAAAGCCCTGTTTGAGTAACGTAGCTGACTAGGCGATAATCACCTGACGCTAATGCAATACGACTCATAGTATCTTCAACCCGATACATTTCCGCATCGCTTTCAAGCATGATTTTTCCTGCCAGTAAGCAAGTTTCTAAGACTTTTTCTGTATCTATTGTCGCCATTTATTTTCCTCACTTTTAAGTTCTATCTTATCTAAACTTAGTATAGTTGATTGTAGCTAGAAAAAACAGCATGGAACAGTAAAAAGATCCACATTTATCAATCACTCTGCACAAATGATCGACTGTCTATCCGTAATAAAATTTATTATCACTTTAACGTCACTTATCGTATAATAGAAAAAAGTATGAAAAATTAGGATGATGGGGATGAATAAATGATTTTATTGGGGACTTTGATCAATGGGGTAGCGATTGTATTTGGGAGTTTATTAGGAGCTGTTTTACGAAATATTTCAGAGAAAATGAAAGATACTGTAACGAAAGGAATCGGTCTAGGTGTATTAGTATTAGGTATTCAGATGGCCTTTAAAACATCTTCATTTATCGTGATCTTGATTAGTTTGTGTATAGGTGCAATGGTAGGAGAAGCTTTAGGTATCGAAAATAAGATGAATGAGTTTGGGTTGAAACTGGAAAAACGTTTCGCCAAACCAGGAAGTAATTTTGCAGATGGATTTGTGACGGCTTCGTTGATTTTTTTAATTGGTTCGATGGGAATTATCGGTGCAATTGAAAGTGGTGTAGCAAATAATCATCAAACGCTCTTTACAAAAGCTGTGATGGACGGTTTTATGTCGATCATGCTGACGGCTACATTAGGTGTTGGGGTTCTTTTTTCTGCGTTCCCTGTTTTTTTGTATCAAGGAATTATCGCCTTGTTCGCAAGTGTTATGATGCGTTATATTCCAAAAGAACTGCTCGATTTATTGATGGGAGAAATCAGTGCGATCGGTGGGTTAATGATTGTGGGCATTAGCTTGAACATTATGGAAATCACCAAAATTAGAGTCTCCAATTATTTACCAGGACTGCTCATTTTAATTGGAATCATTACGATACAGTTTTATTTTTAAAAATTGATAAAAATGATGACAGACTATTGTCATCTTTCTTGTGTTATGCTCATTTTAGAAATTAGAAGGAGTGATAGGAATGACCGTTCAATTAACTGAAAAAACAATTAAAGGCAACAAAATTCGCACGAATAATCACCGTTTAGATGAAATCATTGCATTATGGAACAAGGTACCTGCGATGCATTTAGTTGGAGATTTTTATGCAGTTTATTCAAACTATGAAAGTAATTTTAAAGGTGATTATGATTTATTAGTTGGAAGTGAGCAAGCTTGTTTTCCAGAGACATCTATCATTCAAGCTGGAACTTATGTTGAAATCCCAGTAGAGGTTGCAAGTCCAGAAGGTGTGGGAAGGGCTTGGCAGAAGATTTGGGAAGATGAAGACTTAGAAAAGCAGCGGACCTACAAAAGTGATGCTGAACATTATAAAGCAGATGGGACGATCGTGATTTACCTTTCTGTATAAATAGAAAAATCAGGATGACGAATTTCACGTTATTCCTGATTTTTTTATTCGCAAAAATGTATATTTATTTATTTTAGTTTAATAAATTAATAAAAAACCATTGACTTGTATAATTAGAAAACTTATAATATGAAAAACAGCACCCTTTAAAAAAACTAAAAGGAAAAGAAGTGAAGTAAATGAAGGTCTCAATTATTGGTGTAACAGGTTATAGCGGATTAGAGCTATTGCGCTATCTTAGACAGCATCCATCTGTCGAGGTTGTTTCTATCCATAGTCATTCGATGAATAAAAAAT is a window encoding:
- a CDS encoding TIGR03943 family putative permease subunit, yielding MIRFLILVGYTTLMMFLQVSGRLNQYINVHYRYLAILSMVLSFVLAIVQLILWNKEVDQKPHEHHHHDEHDHGLNKPYQRGIAYMLLVLPLIVGFLFPTVSLDTSIVEAKGFNFPLSKESVGDPDVETQYLKPDTSIYFDKTDYDKQMKQALTRYIKDDHVTVTEENYLEVMELIYNYPSEFIGKTISYKGFAFNSTKKEQSDVFVFRFGIIHCVADSGVFGLLTHMPEGQTFKNNDWVELTGTIHSGYYAPFKRDIPVVDVTKVKQVEEPKNQYVYRSF
- a CDS encoding GNAT family N-acetyltransferase, with translation MITKIENLTTNELEEILIIWLTANQEAHPFIPSTYWQDHFAEVKEALPLAELYIHRDNENITGFIGISETYIAGIFVQQDYRNQGIGQKLLNEAKNAHNTLTLSVYAKNQPAYTFYLKHGFQLMNEHLDDTTGELEYQLIWEK
- a CDS encoding threonine/serine exporter family protein, giving the protein MIHLLVQFSFSFLASAAYAIITNVPRRSLIACGLSGASGWMFYWFSVQLGATAALGSLLGALSVAAVSFVCSRLLKLPVTIFNIPGMVPLVPGGLAYQAVRNLVIGNYETAAYSAVQAVMIAGAIALGLVLSEVLNHNIRNFREKRELVGLIRKKEEK
- a CDS encoding threonine/serine exporter family protein, coding for MATIDTEKVLETCLLAGKIMLESDAEMYRVEDTMSRIALASGDYRLVSYVTQTGLFVGLDGTSTIRMVQILNRSINLEKVSTINQLSREYVTGVFTLDELLEKLKTLEQERKFFPLWMRFVSAAVVSGTIMILFGGVWADLFLTCLIGGLGYSLYYFSLKVLRIKFLSEFLAAFFIGCAALLSSQSGLGVNQDMIIIGCVMPLVPGVQMTNALRDLLAGHYLSGVSRGTEAMMTASMIGFAIAFVFQLFY
- a CDS encoding DUF554 domain-containing protein produces the protein MILLGTLINGVAIVFGSLLGAVLRNISEKMKDTVTKGIGLGVLVLGIQMAFKTSSFIVILISLCIGAMVGEALGIENKMNEFGLKLEKRFAKPGSNFADGFVTASLIFLIGSMGIIGAIESGVANNHQTLFTKAVMDGFMSIMLTATLGVGVLFSAFPVFLYQGIIALFASVMMRYIPKELLDLLMGEISAIGGLMIVGISLNIMEITKIRVSNYLPGLLILIGIITIQFYF
- a CDS encoding GyrI-like domain-containing protein, which encodes MTVQLTEKTIKGNKIRTNNHRLDEIIALWNKVPAMHLVGDFYAVYSNYESNFKGDYDLLVGSEQACFPETSIIQAGTYVEIPVEVASPEGVGRAWQKIWEDEDLEKQRTYKSDAEHYKADGTIVIYLSV